A genomic region of Globicephala melas chromosome 9, mGloMel1.2, whole genome shotgun sequence contains the following coding sequences:
- the LOC132597780 gene encoding thymosin beta-10-like isoform X2 codes for MAGKQDMGEITSFNKAKLKKTEAQEKNTLLTKETTEQEKQAE; via the coding sequence ATGGCAGGTAAGCAGGACATGGGGGAAATCACCAGCTTCAATAAGGCCAAGCTGAAGAAGACGGAGGCACAGGAGAAGAACACCCTGCTGACCAAAGAGACCACTGAGCAGGAGAAGCAAGCGGAGTGA
- the LOC132597780 gene encoding thymosin beta-10-like isoform X1: MFLASEIRNSNVSRSTGTVGLEQNFSDCFKKMAGKQDMGEITSFNKAKLKKTEAQEKNTLLTKETTEQEKQAE, encoded by the exons ATGTTCCTAGCTTCTGAAATTCGTAATAG CAACGTGAGTAGGAGCACTGGGACTGTGGGCCTGGAGCAGAACTTCTCGGATTGTTTTAAGAAAATGGCAGGTAAGCAGGACATGGGGGAAATCACCAGCTTCAATAAGGCCAAGCTGAAGAAGACGGAGGCACAGGAGAAGAACACCCTGCTGACCAAAGAGACCACTGAGCAGGAGAAGCAAGCGGAGTGA